One Prosthecobacter dejongeii DNA window includes the following coding sequences:
- the gyrA gene encoding DNA gyrase subunit A, with protein sequence MQESNTRPISVADEVKNSFLDYSMSVIISRALPDVRDGLKPSQRRILYAMHELGLYPPKKQMKCAKICGDTSGNYHPHGEAVIYPTLVHMGQPWAMRETLIDPQGNFGSVEGDPPAAMRYTEARMTPLGGTLMSDMEKDTVDFVPNYDERLTEPTVFPAAFPNLLVNGGTGIAVGMATNMPPHNLGEIVDGVCAQIDNPAITNSGLAQFIKGPDFPTGCVIHGLDGIREYMETGHGSVRVRGQAEITENGGREQIIITEIPYNVNRAELVKRIAELANEKIITDITSVRDESDENTRVVVELKRDARPQVVLNNLYKFTALESSFSIHMLAIDGGRPRVLSIKDAIACYIEHRREVIIRRTRFLLRKAEQQAEKLEAYLLALGHLDDFIKIIRDSRNRDEARAGLKSYQFSVTTARNLGILIRSQPSIQGDSYVFTDTQVDQILELRLYQLTGMEREKIKADYDELLATITDLMDILAKEHRVLTIIKDELQAIKAKHGTPRYTRIDAAGGGIETIDLIPNDANIVTLTHFGYVKRTLTTEYRLQARGGKGLKGMEAREAATKEDKNDFVETLFSANMHDFLLFFTNTGRVYVERVYQLPEAPRTGRGRSIKNVLNLRPEEKINSVLRLEAQGVEDDAMWSPEKFVLFATKDGTVKKTALEAFKNYRKDGIIAINIEEGNDLVDVVLTNGSSEICFATREGMCLRCVETDIRAMGRGAAGVRGIRLDEGDYLVALTAVEPDTQLLVVSEKGLGKRTPFEDYRLINRGGKGVKTINITEKTGKVVAAIAVHDDDELMLITSKGQNVRIRVGGDKGIRETGRVAQGVKLMDLKKDETIQDVATVIADEEDDSATSEEGEAAIVAEGGDTPVAGSEAPAEEASETPEADSTES encoded by the coding sequence ATGCAAGAATCCAACACCCGTCCCATCTCAGTCGCTGACGAGGTCAAGAACTCCTTTCTTGATTACTCGATGTCAGTCATCATCTCCCGTGCGCTGCCGGATGTGCGGGACGGGCTGAAGCCTTCCCAGCGCCGCATTCTGTATGCGATGCATGAGCTGGGCCTGTATCCGCCGAAGAAGCAGATGAAGTGCGCGAAGATCTGCGGTGACACTTCGGGTAACTATCACCCGCACGGTGAGGCCGTCATCTACCCGACTCTGGTCCACATGGGCCAGCCGTGGGCGATGCGTGAGACGCTGATCGATCCGCAGGGGAACTTCGGCTCGGTGGAAGGTGACCCGCCGGCTGCCATGCGATACACGGAAGCCCGCATGACGCCCCTTGGCGGCACGCTGATGTCCGACATGGAGAAGGACACCGTGGACTTCGTCCCGAACTACGATGAACGTCTGACGGAGCCGACCGTGTTCCCGGCGGCGTTTCCTAACCTTTTGGTGAACGGAGGCACCGGCATTGCCGTGGGCATGGCGACGAACATGCCGCCGCACAATCTGGGCGAAATCGTGGACGGTGTCTGCGCGCAGATTGACAATCCGGCCATCACAAACAGTGGGCTTGCCCAGTTCATCAAAGGTCCTGACTTCCCGACGGGGTGTGTGATTCACGGGCTGGACGGCATCCGCGAATACATGGAGACCGGCCACGGCAGTGTGCGTGTGCGCGGCCAGGCAGAAATCACGGAAAATGGCGGTCGCGAGCAGATCATCATCACGGAAATCCCGTACAACGTGAACCGTGCGGAGCTGGTGAAGCGCATCGCGGAACTGGCCAATGAGAAGATCATCACAGACATCACCTCCGTGCGGGATGAGTCCGATGAAAACACCCGTGTGGTGGTGGAGCTAAAGCGCGATGCCCGCCCGCAGGTGGTGCTGAATAATTTGTATAAATTCACGGCGCTGGAGAGCAGCTTCAGCATTCACATGCTGGCCATTGATGGCGGTCGCCCGCGCGTGCTGAGCATCAAGGACGCCATCGCTTGCTATATCGAGCACCGCCGCGAGGTCATCATCCGCCGCACCCGCTTCCTCCTGCGTAAGGCGGAGCAACAGGCGGAAAAGCTGGAGGCTTACTTGCTGGCCTTGGGCCATCTGGATGACTTCATCAAGATCATCCGCGACAGCCGCAACCGTGACGAAGCGCGTGCCGGGCTGAAGTCTTACCAGTTCAGTGTGACGACGGCGCGAAACCTGGGCATCCTCATTCGCAGCCAACCGAGCATCCAGGGAGACAGCTACGTCTTCACGGATACGCAGGTGGATCAGATCCTGGAACTGCGCCTCTATCAGCTCACGGGCATGGAGCGCGAGAAGATCAAGGCGGACTACGATGAGCTGCTGGCCACCATCACAGACCTGATGGACATCTTGGCGAAAGAGCACCGCGTGCTGACCATCATCAAGGATGAGTTGCAGGCTATCAAGGCCAAGCACGGCACCCCGCGCTACACCCGCATTGATGCGGCTGGCGGCGGCATCGAGACGATCGACCTCATCCCGAATGATGCGAACATCGTCACGCTGACGCACTTTGGTTACGTGAAGCGCACGCTGACCACCGAGTACCGCCTGCAGGCACGTGGCGGCAAAGGCCTGAAAGGCATGGAGGCCCGCGAGGCCGCGACGAAGGAGGACAAGAATGACTTCGTGGAGACGCTGTTCAGCGCGAATATGCATGACTTCCTGTTATTCTTCACGAACACCGGGCGTGTCTATGTGGAGCGTGTGTATCAGCTCCCCGAGGCCCCGCGCACAGGCCGTGGCCGCAGCATCAAAAACGTGCTGAACCTGCGCCCCGAAGAGAAGATCAACAGCGTGCTGCGTCTGGAAGCCCAAGGCGTGGAAGACGATGCGATGTGGAGCCCGGAGAAATTTGTGCTCTTTGCGACCAAGGACGGTACGGTGAAAAAGACGGCGCTGGAAGCCTTCAAAAACTACCGCAAGGACGGCATCATCGCGATCAACATCGAGGAAGGAAACGACCTCGTGGACGTGGTGCTGACCAACGGCAGCAGCGAGATCTGCTTTGCCACCCGCGAGGGCATGTGTCTGCGCTGTGTGGAGACGGACATCCGCGCCATGGGCCGTGGGGCCGCTGGCGTGCGCGGCATTCGCCTGGATGAAGGCGACTACCTGGTGGCGCTGACGGCGGTGGAGCCAGATACCCAGCTCCTTGTTGTTTCTGAAAAAGGCCTGGGCAAACGCACGCCGTTTGAAGATTACCGCCTGATCAACCGTGGCGGCAAGGGCGTGAAGACCATCAACATCACGGAGAAGACCGGCAAGGTGGTGGCCGCCATCGCGGTGCATGACGATGATGAACTGATGCTGATCACCAGCAAAGGGCAAAACGTGCGCATCCGTGTGGGTGGGGACAAAGGCATCCGCGAAACGGGTCGTGTGGCCCAGGGTGTGAAGCTGATGGACCTCAAAAAAGACGAGACCATTCAGGATGTGGCCACGGTGATCGCAGATGAAGAGGATGACTCCGCCACCAGCGAAGAAGGCGAAGCCGCCATCGTCGCCGAAGGTGGAGACACCCCGGTTGCGGGCAGCGAGGCCCCGGCTGAAGAAGCATCTGAAACACCTGAGGCAGACTCCACCGAGTCTTAA
- the thiE gene encoding thiamine phosphate synthase, with translation MSSPASSFPRLQSARLYGIVDLGYCTPAQVEAMTAALCEGGVDLLQLRAKKLTLPEIEKLARRMHPITRDHGVPLIINDHLEIAASIGSEGVHVGQDDEAVARARAAVGPGVFVGKSTHSLAQAVAAQAEAADYIGFGPLYATGTKPDYVPIGLQDITEVHQKVQLPIFCIGGVNAERLPEILTAGARRVVVVSAFLLAPDVQAYVRQIKSSLP, from the coding sequence ATGTCATCTCCTGCCTCATCCTTCCCCCGGCTGCAATCTGCGCGGCTGTATGGAATTGTGGATCTCGGCTATTGCACTCCGGCGCAGGTGGAGGCGATGACGGCGGCACTGTGTGAGGGCGGAGTGGATCTTTTGCAACTGCGGGCGAAAAAGCTCACACTGCCGGAGATCGAAAAACTGGCACGACGGATGCACCCGATCACCCGCGACCACGGCGTTCCGCTGATCATCAATGACCACCTCGAAATCGCCGCCAGCATCGGCAGTGAAGGCGTGCATGTGGGCCAGGATGATGAGGCGGTGGCCAGGGCGCGTGCAGCCGTGGGGCCGGGTGTTTTTGTGGGCAAGTCCACCCACAGTCTGGCCCAGGCCGTGGCGGCCCAGGCGGAGGCGGCGGATTACATCGGCTTTGGCCCGCTGTATGCCACCGGGACAAAGCCGGACTATGTCCCCATCGGCCTGCAGGACATTACGGAGGTGCATCAAAAGGTGCAGCTCCCTATCTTTTGCATCGGTGGGGTGAATGCGGAACGGCTGCCGGAAATACTCACCGCAGGCGCGCGTCGTGTGGTGGTGGTGTCGGCTTTTTTGCTGGCCCCGGATGTGCAGGCGTATGTACGACAGATCAAATCTTCACTGCCCTGA
- a CDS encoding LolA family protein: MALVPVLRIAFLLVVSALTVQAQAPKPLPPVLLQWAEAQKDMPDMVVAFRQTRTTPALKQPVSTPGKFWRFKDGAFRWELGQPAATILVRDGTEFRVREGADGAWQALDEKDARYRMWSRFLSGQEASPEELQQHFLVDAAEQTAEVTAITLRPKAPFIRRHLRQLDLQISPKTFRLLQLRVLQGDGASLTMAFSDPETVSAAEKTKLLAR, from the coding sequence ATGGCCCTCGTCCCTGTGCTACGCATCGCCTTTTTGCTGGTTGTTTCAGCCTTGACGGTCCAGGCCCAGGCACCGAAACCACTGCCGCCCGTGCTTCTGCAATGGGCCGAGGCGCAAAAGGACATGCCAGACATGGTGGTGGCCTTTCGCCAGACGCGTACGACTCCGGCGCTGAAGCAGCCAGTGAGTACGCCGGGCAAGTTTTGGCGATTCAAGGATGGGGCTTTCCGCTGGGAACTGGGCCAGCCTGCGGCCACAATCTTGGTGCGGGATGGCACGGAATTTCGTGTGCGCGAAGGGGCCGATGGTGCCTGGCAGGCCCTGGATGAAAAGGATGCCCGCTACCGCATGTGGTCGCGCTTTCTCAGTGGGCAGGAAGCCTCGCCCGAGGAACTGCAGCAGCACTTCCTGGTGGATGCGGCGGAGCAAACAGCGGAGGTGACGGCCATCACGCTGCGGCCCAAGGCCCCCTTCATCCGGCGGCACCTGCGCCAGCTCGATCTACAGATTTCTCCGAAGACCTTTCGCCTGCTGCAACTGCGTGTGCTGCAAGGCGATGGCGCGAGCTTGACGATGGCCTTTTCAGATCCGGAAACCGTCTCTGCCGCTGAGAAGACGAAGCTGCTGGCGCGGTAA
- a CDS encoding nucleoid-associated protein: protein MSVKIRLNTASATHVVLAKVGNPQREEPLETSKEVFPISDEDQPSLTAIFLKPFKNLMAHRFTHHSSLDQHEMNTCVKAIFETKDGLYQRGVEIAKRLYSKSNHPNIKAGDLCIAHIKEAQVEGEFVQGLCILKSESVVPFLSISTKDGDLQISTEQGINPDKIDKGCLILDYWSKKGYYVLTFDRSGSDSRFWVRDFLGVEAVPDAAFLTNAYTKMAVEFLEEEKPADDTPPWDTCNAARGALEYFEEREKFDLQEFEEEVLKTPEAKTKFQEHRARLEEEQGQPLETSFEISKKDVTKAKKRINAVLKLDTGVEIHVKSTLSTENEPVLERGYDDNKGMKYIKVFFNKDLSANPA from the coding sequence ATGTCCGTTAAGATCCGTCTCAATACTGCCTCTGCCACCCACGTCGTCCTTGCCAAGGTCGGGAATCCCCAGCGGGAGGAGCCGCTGGAGACTTCGAAGGAAGTGTTCCCAATTTCAGACGAAGATCAGCCCTCGCTGACGGCCATTTTCCTGAAGCCGTTCAAGAACCTGATGGCGCATCGATTCACGCATCATTCCTCGCTGGACCAGCATGAAATGAACACCTGCGTGAAGGCGATCTTTGAAACGAAGGATGGGCTTTACCAGCGCGGGGTGGAGATCGCTAAGCGCCTGTATTCGAAGTCGAACCACCCGAACATCAAGGCTGGAGATCTGTGTATCGCCCACATCAAGGAGGCGCAGGTGGAGGGCGAATTTGTGCAGGGTCTGTGCATCCTGAAATCTGAAAGTGTGGTGCCGTTTTTGAGCATCTCCACAAAGGATGGCGACTTGCAAATTTCGACGGAGCAGGGGATCAACCCAGACAAGATTGACAAGGGCTGCCTGATCTTGGACTACTGGTCAAAGAAGGGCTACTACGTGCTGACCTTTGATCGCAGCGGCTCGGATTCGCGCTTCTGGGTGCGCGATTTCCTGGGGGTGGAGGCAGTGCCGGATGCGGCCTTCCTGACGAATGCGTACACGAAGATGGCGGTGGAGTTTCTGGAGGAGGAAAAGCCTGCGGACGACACGCCGCCGTGGGACACCTGCAATGCCGCACGCGGTGCGCTGGAGTACTTCGAAGAGCGTGAAAAATTCGATCTGCAGGAGTTCGAAGAAGAGGTGCTGAAGACGCCGGAGGCGAAGACGAAGTTCCAGGAACATCGCGCCCGTTTGGAAGAAGAGCAGGGGCAGCCGCTGGAGACCTCGTTTGAGATTTCCAAGAAGGACGTGACCAAGGCGAAGAAGCGCATCAACGCGGTGCTGAAACTGGACACGGGGGTGGAGATCCACGTGAAGTCCACGCTCTCCACGGAGAATGAGCCGGTGCTGGAGCGCGGCTACGATGACAACAAGGGCATGAAGTACATCAAGGTGTTCTTCAACAAGGACCTTTCGGCGAATCCAGCGTGA
- a CDS encoding sugar phosphate isomerase/epimerase family protein — MIKLTGIADEAGASLDVQIQAHQELGWDSIECRAVEFDGVKGNLHEIPDAVFDKVVAHLAEKNMKISGFGSLIGNWAKKITDDFSITEAEISRAIPRMQKLGAKLIRVMSYAVCKDDSGKDLEEQFAPERIKRMQAINQRFADAGLTVVHENCMNWGGMSPTYVQRMAEAVPGMKWVFDTGNPVFIDDRDRPGHKQDAWAMYQAIKPFMAHVHVKDGIWDTAKNDAVYTYPGEGEGQTERIMKDLVETGYNGYISIEPHVAVVFHGAGAADDLSPEQKAKEQYDSYIRYGRQLEAMLQKLGANLG; from the coding sequence ATGATCAAACTTACCGGCATCGCAGATGAAGCAGGCGCGTCCCTCGACGTGCAGATCCAGGCCCACCAGGAACTCGGCTGGGACAGCATTGAATGCCGCGCCGTCGAGTTCGATGGCGTCAAAGGCAACCTGCATGAGATCCCCGATGCCGTGTTCGACAAAGTCGTCGCTCACCTCGCAGAGAAGAACATGAAGATCAGCGGCTTCGGCTCCCTCATCGGCAACTGGGCCAAAAAGATCACTGACGACTTCAGCATCACCGAGGCTGAAATCAGCCGCGCCATCCCACGCATGCAGAAGCTGGGTGCCAAGCTCATCCGCGTCATGTCCTACGCCGTCTGCAAGGACGACTCCGGCAAGGACCTCGAAGAACAGTTCGCCCCAGAGCGCATCAAGCGCATGCAGGCAATCAACCAGCGCTTTGCCGATGCTGGCCTCACCGTCGTCCACGAAAACTGCATGAACTGGGGCGGCATGAGCCCCACCTACGTCCAGCGCATGGCCGAAGCCGTCCCCGGCATGAAGTGGGTCTTCGACACGGGCAACCCCGTCTTCATTGACGACCGCGACCGCCCCGGCCACAAGCAGGATGCCTGGGCCATGTACCAGGCCATCAAGCCCTTTATGGCCCACGTTCACGTCAAAGATGGCATCTGGGACACCGCTAAAAACGACGCCGTATACACCTACCCCGGTGAAGGCGAAGGCCAGACCGAGCGCATCATGAAGGACCTCGTGGAAACTGGCTACAACGGCTACATCAGCATCGAGCCCCACGTCGCTGTCGTCTTCCACGGTGCCGGCGCCGCCGATGACCTTTCCCCCGAGCAGAAGGCCAAAGAGCAGTACGACAGCTACATCAGGTATGGCCGCCAGCTCGAAGCCATGCTGCAAAAGCTGGGGGCCAACCTCGGCTAA
- a CDS encoding RNA polymerase sigma factor, which yields MMSARDSSTSSPHAKSLSLDNDFCRTHWSRLYHLACQRGCDPQTAQDAVQDLFLNLLRRGHIEALSQQAPVLQAQHLSVRLRHLLINRWRDASRQCRSSSLPDLSLEDDHIPEPAHHETPATQHDRAWLQGCLTQAITRLQSEIPAPVWQHLHPLLLEEHRSPQSGAQRTALHRARKKLRHLVREAMNGSFQDWNHHLPRQRHSAS from the coding sequence ATGATGTCTGCTCGTGATTCCTCTACATCGTCTCCCCATGCGAAAAGCCTGTCTCTCGACAATGACTTTTGTCGCACCCATTGGTCTCGGCTGTATCACCTTGCTTGCCAGCGCGGTTGCGATCCCCAAACCGCCCAAGATGCCGTGCAGGACCTTTTTCTCAATCTCCTGCGGCGCGGCCACATTGAGGCCCTTTCTCAGCAGGCACCCGTGCTCCAGGCTCAACACCTTTCCGTCCGCCTACGTCATCTGCTCATCAATCGCTGGCGCGATGCTTCCCGCCAATGCCGCAGCAGCTCCCTACCCGACCTCTCCTTGGAGGACGATCACATCCCAGAGCCCGCCCATCATGAAACCCCAGCGACCCAACATGACCGGGCCTGGCTCCAAGGCTGTCTCACCCAAGCCATCACCCGCCTACAATCAGAGATACCCGCCCCCGTCTGGCAGCATCTTCACCCACTTCTCCTGGAGGAACACCGTTCTCCACAGTCAGGAGCCCAGCGCACCGCCCTGCATCGCGCCCGCAAAAAACTGCGCCACCTCGTCCGCGAGGCCATGAACGGTTCCTTCCAAGACTGGAATCACCATCTTCCTCGCCAGCGGCACTCTGCTTCCTAG
- a CDS encoding winged helix-turn-helix domain-containing protein → MSSEKHAFTDGLTHVLVIDDDRKLCGLIRDYLEPLGYAVAMEHAGPEGAERAVAEPWHAVILDLMLPGCDGYEVLRRVRVKSAVPILMLTARGDEADRIVGLEIGADDYLPKTFSSRELLARLRAVTRRAALTQAAVTVEPVVKELISGPLRLNLDARVATLDDRALNLTPVEFDILAALMKSRGRIRSREALIESLRDREYEVFDRSIDVHIAALRRKLRDDAHEPRFIRTVRSAGYLFIQATS, encoded by the coding sequence ATGTCCTCTGAGAAACATGCCTTTACCGATGGTTTGACCCACGTTCTGGTGATTGATGACGACCGTAAGTTGTGCGGTCTGATTCGTGATTACCTGGAGCCGCTGGGCTATGCGGTGGCGATGGAGCATGCTGGGCCGGAGGGCGCGGAGCGGGCCGTGGCGGAGCCGTGGCATGCGGTGATTTTGGACCTGATGCTGCCGGGCTGCGATGGCTATGAGGTGCTGCGCCGGGTACGGGTCAAATCGGCAGTGCCGATCCTGATGCTGACGGCGCGGGGGGATGAGGCGGACCGCATCGTGGGCCTGGAGATCGGCGCGGATGATTATTTGCCAAAGACGTTTTCCAGTCGGGAACTGCTAGCGCGGCTGCGGGCGGTGACACGGCGGGCTGCTTTAACCCAGGCTGCGGTGACGGTGGAACCCGTCGTGAAGGAGCTCATTTCTGGGCCGCTGAGGCTGAATCTGGATGCGCGGGTGGCGACGCTGGATGACCGTGCTTTGAACCTCACGCCAGTGGAGTTCGATATCTTGGCTGCGCTGATGAAGTCGCGAGGAAGGATCCGCTCACGTGAGGCCTTGATCGAGTCTTTGCGAGACCGTGAGTATGAGGTGTTTGATCGCAGTATTGACGTCCATATTGCGGCGCTGAGGCGAAAGCTACGCGACGATGCGCATGAGCCGAGGTTTATCCGTACGGTGCGCAGTGCAGGTTACCTTTTTATCCAGGCCACGAGCTGA
- a CDS encoding sensor histidine kinase, with protein sequence MRALNLYTRILLWLLVNVVVLGVVFLLALKWQFAEGLQGALGGIAGDRLQVIGQAVYEDLSTHPREGWDELLKARGRPYEAKVSLVTIPERIMMGDPITVPLKLKEIIRQMNPPEGRGAPGRPPPPPGPDRPPPLLDELDAFLSGEPFPGEARRSPPSDRVDGPEGRGREETRRDEKIPARFGTFLVQAGDPALYYAGVRLPPPPGWKREEGHLLLLIATDSMTGGGLFFDMRPWLLSIFGAMAISALLWLPFVKSITGSIRANMHATEQIAKGRFDVRVPEDRGDEIGRLAHGVNQMAMQLDGLLRGQKRFLGDVAHELCGPIARMEMSLGILEPRLDGGEAYRLADVRDELRQISALVDELLSFSKASLGQKTKTPEAVLLLPLVEGVLQLEGVPTNQYRVQMPTGLEVMAVPEMLRRAVGNVVRNGLLHAPGTVLEISATVAKKVVTLQVSDAGPGVPEESLPRLFEPFYRVDVARARETGGTGLGLSIVKTCVESCGGNVSARNRETGGLIVSIELACA encoded by the coding sequence ATGCGTGCGCTGAATCTCTACACTCGCATCCTGCTGTGGCTGCTGGTGAATGTGGTGGTGCTGGGGGTGGTATTTTTATTGGCGCTGAAATGGCAGTTTGCGGAAGGGTTGCAGGGGGCGCTGGGTGGAATTGCGGGAGATCGGCTACAGGTCATTGGCCAGGCTGTGTATGAGGATCTGAGTACGCACCCGAGAGAAGGGTGGGATGAGCTTTTGAAGGCCAGAGGACGTCCTTATGAAGCTAAGGTGTCCCTCGTCACCATTCCTGAGCGAATCATGATGGGAGACCCAATCACGGTGCCGCTAAAGCTGAAAGAGATTATTCGACAGATGAACCCACCGGAGGGGCGTGGTGCACCGGGAAGACCCCCTCCCCCGCCGGGCCCAGATCGGCCCCCGCCGCTGCTGGATGAGCTGGATGCTTTTTTATCTGGAGAACCTTTTCCTGGGGAGGCGCGTCGGTCTCCGCCGTCTGACCGAGTGGACGGACCCGAGGGGCGCGGTCGTGAAGAAACCAGGCGAGATGAAAAAATTCCTGCCCGCTTTGGGACCTTTCTTGTTCAGGCTGGAGATCCAGCACTCTATTATGCTGGGGTGAGACTGCCACCGCCACCAGGATGGAAGCGTGAGGAGGGGCACTTGCTGCTGCTCATTGCCACCGACTCAATGACAGGTGGGGGGCTGTTTTTTGACATGCGACCTTGGCTGCTGAGCATTTTTGGAGCGATGGCCATTTCAGCACTTTTGTGGCTGCCGTTTGTGAAGAGCATCACAGGAAGTATCCGGGCGAACATGCATGCGACGGAGCAAATCGCGAAGGGGCGCTTTGATGTACGCGTGCCAGAGGACCGAGGGGACGAGATCGGGAGGTTAGCCCATGGGGTGAATCAAATGGCGATGCAGTTGGATGGTTTGCTTCGTGGTCAAAAGCGATTTTTGGGAGACGTGGCGCATGAGCTTTGTGGCCCGATCGCGCGGATGGAGATGAGCTTGGGTATTTTAGAGCCAAGGCTGGATGGAGGTGAGGCGTACCGTCTGGCGGATGTGCGGGATGAGCTGCGTCAGATCTCGGCCTTGGTCGATGAATTGTTGTCATTTTCCAAAGCTTCCTTGGGGCAAAAGACGAAGACGCCCGAAGCGGTGCTGCTGCTGCCATTGGTCGAAGGGGTGCTGCAACTGGAAGGGGTGCCGACGAATCAGTATCGAGTCCAAATGCCTACAGGACTGGAGGTGATGGCGGTGCCTGAGATGCTGCGGCGTGCGGTGGGTAATGTGGTGCGCAATGGGCTGCTGCATGCGCCAGGAACTGTGCTGGAGATTTCCGCAACTGTCGCAAAAAAAGTGGTCACACTCCAGGTGTCGGATGCCGGACCTGGGGTGCCTGAAGAGAGCCTGCCAAGACTTTTTGAGCCCTTTTATCGCGTGGATGTGGCGCGTGCACGCGAGACGGGGGGAACAGGCCTGGGACTCTCCATCGTCAAGACCTGTGTGGAAAGCTGCGGTGGGAATGTGAGTGCGCGGAACCGAGAGACAGGAGGATTGATTGTATCAATTGAGCTTGCTTGTGCTTGA
- a CDS encoding c-type cytochrome domain-containing protein, with protein sequence MKTKLTLAAFAAAFAVSAASAQDGGVDFEKQILPILKQKCFKCHEKEKEDNGKIKKPKGGLRLDNAEAIMKGGKEYPAENVVAGKPDASWLLKTMALPESDEFAMPPEGKGDRVTAEEQALVKKWIESGAAFGAWKGEE encoded by the coding sequence ATGAAAACCAAGCTTACCCTTGCGGCCTTTGCCGCTGCATTCGCTGTTTCCGCCGCCTCCGCTCAGGATGGTGGTGTGGATTTTGAAAAGCAGATCCTGCCCATCCTGAAGCAGAAGTGCTTCAAGTGCCATGAGAAGGAAAAAGAAGACAATGGCAAAATCAAGAAGCCGAAGGGTGGTCTGCGCCTGGACAATGCCGAGGCCATCATGAAAGGCGGCAAGGAATATCCAGCGGAAAACGTGGTGGCGGGCAAGCCAGACGCAAGCTGGCTGCTGAAGACCATGGCGCTGCCAGAGTCCGACGAATTTGCCATGCCTCCAGAAGGCAAGGGTGACCGCGTGACTGCTGAAGAGCAGGCGCTGGTGAAGAAGTGGATCGAGTCCGGCGCTGCCTTTGGTGCCTGGAAGGGTGAGGAATAA
- the thiD gene encoding bifunctional hydroxymethylpyrimidine kinase/phosphomethylpyrimidine kinase, which yields MSPLPILTIAGSDSSCGAGVQADLKAISALGGYALNALTSVVSETPGRVSRVQLLDAAMVADQIRVLFEGFPIAAAKTGMLGGRAQVEAVVKTWHESAPAGTPLVVDPVMVATGGGKLLEDDAIEAVCSQLLPLATVITPNMDEAGVLWGRPVKTRDEMVACAMDLAAKFGTAVLLKGGHLTGAAADVLCVKGELTWHEAARTPGVQTHGTGCTYSASIATGLGQGLPLQEAVARAKHYVSAAIAEFFSWEGKVGTVHALNHLKNAAL from the coding sequence ATGTCTCCACTACCCATCCTCACCATTGCCGGTTCTGACTCTTCATGTGGAGCTGGTGTGCAGGCGGATCTGAAAGCGATTTCGGCTTTGGGTGGCTATGCCTTGAACGCACTGACGAGTGTGGTTTCAGAGACCCCGGGGCGAGTGTCGCGCGTGCAGCTTTTGGACGCAGCGATGGTGGCGGATCAGATTCGTGTGCTATTTGAAGGCTTTCCCATCGCCGCAGCGAAGACAGGCATGCTGGGGGGGAGAGCGCAAGTAGAAGCGGTGGTGAAGACCTGGCATGAATCGGCCCCTGCGGGAACACCGCTAGTGGTGGATCCCGTGATGGTGGCTACGGGTGGCGGTAAGCTGCTGGAAGATGACGCCATTGAGGCTGTGTGCAGTCAATTGCTACCGCTAGCGACGGTGATCACTCCCAACATGGATGAGGCCGGTGTGCTGTGGGGCAGGCCCGTGAAAACGCGTGATGAGATGGTGGCCTGCGCAATGGACCTCGCGGCAAAGTTTGGCACGGCGGTTTTGCTCAAAGGCGGACACCTGACAGGAGCGGCGGCGGATGTGCTGTGTGTGAAAGGGGAACTGACCTGGCATGAGGCAGCACGTACGCCAGGGGTGCAGACGCATGGGACGGGGTGCACGTATTCAGCCAGCATCGCTACGGGGCTGGGACAGGGTTTGCCATTGCAGGAAGCTGTGGCCCGGGCGAAGCATTACGTCAGCGCGGCGATTGCTGAATTTTTTTCCTGGGAGGGCAAGGTTGGCACCGTCCATGCGCTGAATCACCTAAAGAATGCTGCCCTATGA